In the genome of Methylocystis echinoides, one region contains:
- a CDS encoding DUF7146 domain-containing protein, which translates to MKLDAATIAKILGGKPEGAGYLCSCPVKGHGKRRGDLRPSLSVSDGKRALVFHCFAGCKPRDIIAALNALAPDHGHKPRFESRAPHIPATKSKTTTALAQKLWKAALPVAGTPAETYLRARRLPPTPPPTIRFLPSYRYDETRRFPCLIGAVQAPSRAIGAVQLTFLDPSGLRKADVSHPRRAIGPLGDGLLRLAPAAEHIGLAEGFETAWAASLLHDEFPIWATLGADRYAIVALPPIVRRVTIFADYDAPGLSAALSFFERRPELEVWIATPAMMGLDFARVWELRSSAAESVCARL; encoded by the coding sequence ATGAAGCTTGACGCTGCGACTATAGCCAAAATCCTTGGCGGGAAGCCCGAGGGCGCTGGTTACCTGTGCTCCTGTCCCGTGAAAGGGCATGGGAAGAGGCGCGGCGATCTCCGTCCATCTCTCAGCGTCTCCGACGGAAAGCGGGCGCTCGTCTTCCACTGTTTCGCCGGCTGCAAACCCCGCGACATTATCGCTGCTTTGAACGCGCTTGCGCCGGACCACGGGCACAAGCCTCGCTTCGAAAGTCGAGCGCCTCATATACCCGCGACGAAATCGAAGACCACCACTGCCCTCGCGCAGAAACTTTGGAAGGCGGCGCTTCCCGTCGCCGGCACGCCCGCCGAGACCTACCTTCGTGCACGCCGCTTGCCACCAACGCCGCCGCCCACGATTCGCTTCCTTCCCTCCTATCGCTACGACGAAACGCGGCGCTTTCCATGTCTGATCGGGGCGGTGCAAGCGCCCTCACGGGCGATCGGCGCCGTTCAATTGACCTTCCTCGACCCTTCCGGGCTTCGAAAGGCAGACGTCTCGCATCCGCGGCGCGCTATCGGGCCGCTTGGGGATGGCCTTCTGCGGCTCGCGCCCGCTGCCGAGCATATCGGGCTCGCGGAAGGTTTTGAGACGGCTTGGGCAGCGTCGCTGCTTCACGACGAATTCCCCATTTGGGCGACGCTCGGCGCCGATCGCTATGCGATAGTCGCGCTTCCACCAATCGTGAGGCGCGTTACGATTTTCGCCGACTACGATGCGCCGGGCCTATCGGCAGCTCTTTCGTTCTTCGAGCGCCGCCCGGAGCTCGAGGTGTGGATCGCGACACCGGCAATGATGGGCCTAGATTTCGCCCGCGTGTGGGAGCTTCGGTCGTCCGCCGCAGAATCCGTTTGCGCCCGGCTTTGA
- a CDS encoding phospholipase D-like domain-containing protein, producing MWRKSIGQSSISSGRARVNFADQALNDRIVIESLSNAVERSAHIRIYLDPREVERITLDGEHPFVKLSRMRNVEIKLKASADSSMRLKGYSVNGSLLRIGSANETHPSLERQDNELVVITEKDAVAAFDRNSMRCGRDRTIRNSPSRKLRAARITAP from the coding sequence ATCTGGAGGAAATCGATCGGTCAATCCTCGATCAGCTCGGGCAGGGCGCGCGTCAATTTCGCCGATCAAGCGCTCAATGACCGCATCGTCATCGAATCTCTCAGCAACGCGGTGGAGCGCAGCGCGCACATCCGGATTTATCTCGACCCCCGAGAGGTCGAGCGGATCACGCTCGACGGCGAGCATCCGTTCGTGAAGCTGTCCCGCATGCGGAACGTCGAAATCAAGCTGAAAGCATCAGCCGACAGCTCAATGCGCCTCAAAGGATATTCCGTGAACGGCTCGCTTCTCAGGATAGGCTCCGCGAACGAAACGCACCCGAGCCTCGAACGTCAGGACAACGAGCTCGTCGTGATTACGGAAAAGGATGCCGTTGCAGCGTTCGATCGCAATTCGATGCGATGTGGGCGCGACCGAACAATAAGAAATTCTCCTTCCCGTAAGCTGCGAGCGGCCCGCATCACCGCCCCGTAA
- the mads1 gene encoding methylation-associated defense system helix-turn-helix domain-containing protein MAD1 — MPDEILTLPEVAILLKVAEKTVYTMAQKAQLPAFKVRGQWRFKRVDLDRWIEQQKAAPRKEGGS; from the coding sequence ATGCCGGACGAGATTCTAACGCTGCCCGAGGTCGCCATCTTGCTGAAGGTCGCGGAGAAGACGGTCTATACGATGGCCCAAAAGGCCCAGCTTCCCGCCTTCAAGGTTCGCGGGCAGTGGCGGTTCAAACGCGTGGATCTGGATCGATGGATCGAACAACAGAAGGCCGCACCGCGGAAAGAGGGAGGAAGCTGA
- the brxF gene encoding BREX-3 system P-loop-containing protein BrxF, translating to MPAPLASQIEDVLPRTRDAYYKLVLAVGPARTGKTAMLTELADQHSWPRLNVNLCLSERLLELTHRQRATRVAGILDDMVRRENSEVVLLDNIELLFAEELAQDPLRLLQSLSRNRAIIAAWPGGFDGAYLTYAEPGHPEARRYQTPQAVIVKAGDIDQLEAQSLGEEII from the coding sequence ATGCCCGCGCCCCTCGCTTCACAGATCGAGGATGTGCTGCCCCGAACACGGGATGCATACTACAAGTTAGTCCTGGCGGTTGGCCCTGCCAGGACGGGTAAGACCGCCATGCTGACCGAGCTTGCGGACCAGCACAGTTGGCCCCGCCTCAATGTCAATCTGTGCTTGTCGGAGCGACTTCTGGAATTGACACATCGCCAACGCGCCACACGCGTTGCGGGAATACTTGACGACATGGTTCGGAGAGAAAACTCCGAGGTCGTTCTACTGGACAACATCGAGCTACTCTTCGCGGAGGAGCTGGCACAGGATCCTCTTCGCCTCCTGCAATCCCTTTCTCGAAACCGAGCGATCATAGCCGCCTGGCCGGGCGGCTTTGATGGAGCTTACCTCACATACGCCGAGCCCGGCCATCCGGAAGCCCGTCGATATCAAACGCCCCAAGCGGTCATCGTGAAAGCCGGTGACATTGATCAGCTCGAGGCGCAGTCGCTTGGGGAGGAGATTATATGA